One genomic window of Magnetococcales bacterium includes the following:
- a CDS encoding nucleotidyltransferase substrate binding protein: protein MNLNTDHLLRCIQTLEASVERYNQAVPGSIDHEIFRNAIVKGYELAQETAHKLLRKALIEFGYGPRKLDETPARGVLRLAATHGLMTLEEVERWFNYRTNRNFTAHDYGEGFAKETMTLLPAFIADSRKLEATLREKLGHDQA, encoded by the coding sequence ATGAATTTGAATACAGACCATTTGCTTAGATGCATTCAGACGCTGGAGGCCTCCGTCGAGCGATACAATCAGGCCGTTCCGGGCAGTATCGATCACGAGATTTTCCGCAACGCCATTGTAAAAGGGTACGAGCTGGCCCAGGAGACCGCACACAAGCTGTTGCGCAAGGCCCTGATCGAGTTTGGTTACGGGCCCAGAAAGCTGGACGAGACGCCAGCCAGGGGTGTATTGCGGCTGGCGGCCACCCATGGATTGATGACCCTGGAGGAGGTGGAACGGTGGTTCAACTACCGCACCAACCGCAACTTCACTGCCCATGATTACGGCGAGGGTTTCGCCAAGGAGACCATGACGTTATTGCCCGCCTTCATTGCCGACAGCCGGAAACTGGAAGCAACCTTGAGAGAGAAGCTCGGCCATGACCAGGCTTGA
- a CDS encoding nucleotidyltransferase domain-containing protein yields MTRLDPSALHILPRHLEMVKNLLRQFLPDAEVWAYGSRVTGKNHEASDLDLVVRNPENPQVEIPSVAALKEAFTESDLPIRVDVVEWARVPETFHRTIEEKHVVVQEFAIRSSPG; encoded by the coding sequence ATGACCAGGCTTGATCCTTCTGCCCTGCACATTCTTCCGCGCCATCTGGAGATGGTGAAAAATTTGCTGCGGCAATTCCTGCCCGACGCCGAGGTGTGGGCCTATGGCAGCCGGGTGACGGGCAAGAACCACGAGGCCAGCGATCTGGATCTGGTAGTGCGCAACCCGGAGAATCCGCAGGTGGAAATACCTAGCGTTGCCGCGCTGAAGGAAGCCTTCACGGAAAGCGATCTGCCCATCCGGGTTGACGTGGTGGAATGGGCGCGTGTTCCTGAAACTTTCCATCGCACTATTGAAGAAAAGCATGTGGTGGTGCAGGAATTCGCGATCCGTTCCTCCCCAGGCTGA